One stretch of Zingiber officinale cultivar Zhangliang chromosome 6B, Zo_v1.1, whole genome shotgun sequence DNA includes these proteins:
- the LOC121992301 gene encoding NAC domain-containing protein 17-like: MGAARDVAGRADDLRPLATDPVLGESKWWPPGFRFHPTDEELVLYYLKRKVCGRRIKLPMIGDVYVYKWEPWELPAKSLLKNGDKQWYFFSPRDRKYPNGSRANRTTNCGYWKTTGKDRTISQNSKAMGNKKTLVYYHGRAPKGERTDWVMHEYTLDEQVLSCYNNVQDYYALYKVFRKSGPGPKNGEEYGAPFREEEWDDDVMDESFRSLDNTESQVNDQSTAVPVTEPVQDVNSSGRIDDGRNTLPMNEWEDLLLNLADEQDAIGQYSEFAAHAAEIDVETELGKHKSCLPLTEASSFEDSIILSELSTLEDNFLAPEQVSYAHPVESHEMPSLTCNPDPSLLQTDEEYVEIKDLIDLESIILGEESLCNRDPVDGPDGLYGYDVYFDSQTVFEDYYDPLPVAAHNSYLDDFGGDGILNQPCLTSTELWNHDHGVAVSNTNANQMFIETSTSDGAYAFPSTNTNEVFSAMPTSGVAYASASPNIEMTQGQNTHVGYDSGSWITSALSTLLDSVPSSPALASENAFINKALERVSSFRGAQIGLCGASTITDGQSSTSRRRQFHNSSFLFVSLLVGFSAVFWLFIVGASVKLFKVFFSKFSSS; encoded by the exons ATGGGCGCGGCGAGGGATGTGGCTGGACGTGCCGATGACCTTCGACCGCTGGCGACGGATCCCGTTCTAGGAGAGTCCAAGTGGTGGCCGCCTGGGTTCCGATTCCACCCCACTGACGAGGAGCTTGTTCTCTACTACCTCAAGCGCAAGGTCTGCGGCCGCCGCATTAAGCTCCCCATGATCGGTGATGTCTACGTCTACAAGTGGGAGCCCTGGGAACTCCCTG CGAAATCATTATTGAAGAATGGTGACAAGCAGTGGTACTTCTTTAGTCCGAGGGATAGGAAATATCCCAATGGATCAAGAGCCAATCGGACTACAAATTGTGGTTATTGGAAGACCACTGGTAAAGACCGGACCATCTCTCAGAATTCTAAGGCCATGGGCAACAAGAAGACACTCGTCTACTACCATGGACGTGCGCCTAAAGGAGAGCGCACAGATTGGGTGATGCATGAGTATACCTTGGACGAGCAGGTGCTCTCATGCTATAACAATGTGCAG GATTATTATGCTCTCTACAAGGTCTTTAGGAAGAGTGGACCTGGTCCTAAGAATGGGGAGGAGTATGGAGCACCCTTCAGAGAAGAGGAATGGGATGATGACGTAATGGATGAGAGCTTCAGGAGCCTGGATAACACAGAATCGCAAGtgaatgatcaaagcactgcAGTGCCAGTGACTGAGCCTGTTCAGGATGTAAACTCTAGTGGCAGAATAGATGATGGCAGGAACACTCTTCCAATGAATGAGTGGGAGGATCTTTTGCTAAACTTAGCTGATGAGCAAGACGCGATCGGACAGTATTCTGAATTTGCTGCACATGCTGCCGAG ATTGATGTTGAAACAGAACTTGGAAAGCACAAGTCATGTCTGCCTTTAACTGAAGCTAGTTCTTTTGAAGACAGTATCATTTTGTCTGAACTGAGCACCTTGGAAGACAACTTTCTAGCACCTGAACAAGTTTCTTATGCACATCCTGTTGAAAGTCATGAGATGCCTTCATTAACTTGTAACCCTGATCCGTCTCTACTGCAGACTGATGAAGAGTATGTAGAAATCAAAGATTTAATTGATCTAGAATCCATCATACTTGGCGAGGAAAGTTTATGTAACAGAGACCCAGTAGATGGCCCCGATGGTTTATAtggatatgatgtttattttgatTCCCAAACGGTTTTTGAAGATTATTATGATCCGCTACCTGTAGCAGCACACAACTCATATCTTGATGATTTTGGTGGTGATGGAATACTAAATCAACCATGTCTCACATCTACTGAACTTTGGAACCATGATCATGGTGTCGCCGTTTCAAACACCAATGCAAATCAGATGTTCATAGAAACATCAACTTCAG ATGGTGCTTATGCTTTTCCTTCAACAAACACTAATGAGGTGTTCTCGGCAATGCCAACTTCAG GTGTGGCATACGCTTCTGCATCACCCAATATTGAGATGACACAAGGGCAAAACACCCATGTTGGATATGACTCGGGATCATGGATCACTTCTGCACTCTCAACCTTATTGGATTCTGTGCCCAGCAGTCCTGCACTGGCATCCGAGAATGCGTTCATCAACAAGGCACTTGAACGTGTTTCGAGTTTCAGAGGAGCGCAGATTGGACTTTGTGGTGCAAGCACTATAACGGATGGACAATCTTCTACTTCAAGAAGAAGACAGTTCCACAACAGTAGTTTCCTTTTTGTTTCATTGCTGGTTGGGTTTAGTGCCGTATTCTGGCTCTTCATTGTAGGTGCTTCAGTCAAACTGTTCAAGGTGTTTTTCTCCAAGTTCAGTTCCTCTTAA